The Trinickia caryophylli genomic sequence TCATGGATCGAGGGCGCATCGTCGAGCGCGGCACCCATGCGCAACTGCTCGCGGCGGGGGGCGCGTTCGCGCAGATGTGGGCGCTGCAACAGCGCGCGGCACGCGAAGCGCCCGCGGAGCCGGTGCCCGTGAACGGTCAGGCGCGCTGATCGTGCCGTCCGCGCAGCGCTGCGGTGCGCCGCCGCGGTTACCGGGCCGCGCCGCTTGCCAGGCGTGCATCGAGCGCGCGCAGTTGCTCGGGCGTGCCGACGTTCTCCCAAGCGCCGTCGTACAGCTCGCCGCTCGCCCGGCCCGCGGCGATCGTTTCGCGGTAATAAGGCGTGAGCGCCCGGCGCTCGCCCGGCTGCAGGCCGCGAAACATTCTCGTGTCGTACAGTCCGATGTTGCCGAACGTATAGCGGGGCGTGCCCTGGAGCGCGAGCTGGCCGCCCACGAGGGCGAAGTCCCCCTCCGCGTGAAACGGCGGGTTGGGGACCATGACGAGGTGCATGCCGGGCTCGCTCATGCAGGCGAGCCGTTGCGCCGGCTGCACGAGCCGCGCATAGTCGAACGCGCAATGGATGTCCCCGCTCACGGCCGCGAACACGGTGCCGTGCCCGGCCTCTTCGAGAAGCGGCAATGCCTGCGCGATGCCGCCCGCCGTCTCGAGCGCATCGCCCTCGGCCGAGTAGGCGATCGATACACCCCAGCGCGAGCCGTCGCCGAGCGCCGCCTCGAGCTGGCCCCCGAGCCACGCATGATTGATCACGATCGAGCGCAGCCCCGCGGCGGCGAGCCGCTCGATCTGCCAGACGATGAGCGGCTTGCCGCCCACCTCGAGCAGCGGCTTCGGGCGCGCGTCGGTGAGCGGGCGCATTCTTTCGCCGCGGCCGGCCGCGAAGATCATCGCTTTTTGAAGCGCGAACGTCATCGTGCGCCAGTCCTCAAAACGTGTAGCCGACGTCGACGGAGTGCCCGTCGAGTTCGTCGACGAGCCGCGCGAACGGGGCGAGCGGCCGGTAGCGTCGCGCGACCTTGCGCACGTAGCCGACGAAGCGCGGCAGATCGTCGAGATAGCGCGGCTTGCCGTCCCGGTAATTGAGCCGCGCGAAAAGCCCGAGCACCTTGATGTGCCGCTGCAGCCCCATCCATTCGATTTGCCGATAGAACTCGCCGAAATCCGCGTCGACAGGCAGTCCGGCTTTCTTTGCGCGCTCCCAGTAGTAGGCGAAGCAGTCGAGTTCGAATTCCTCGTCCCAACTCAGGAAGGCGTCGCGCAGCAGCGAGGCGACGTCATACGTGATCGGCCCGTGGACCGCGTCCTGGAAGTCGAGCACGCCCGGGTTCGGCTCGCAGATCATCAGGTTGCGCGGCATGAAATCGCGCAGCATGTACACCTGCGGCTGTGCGCGCGCGCTCGCGATCAGGAGCGCCCAGGTGCGATCGAGCACGCCGCGGGCCGGCTCGTCGAGGGGCCGGTTCAAATGCCGCCCGATGTACCACTCCGGCATCAGCTCCATTTCGCGGCGCATGAAGGCTTCGTCGAACGGCGGCAGCACGCCTTCGCGCGAACTCAGCTGCCAGCGGATCAGCGTGTCGAGAGCGTCGCGGAAAAGCGGCCGGGCAGCCTGCGGATCGGTCGGGTCGAGGGCATGGATATACGGCTTCGTGCCGAGATCCGTCACCAGCATGAAGCCTTCCTCGAGATCGCATTCGAGCACGCGCGGCGCATGGATGCCTGCCGTGGCCAGCATGCCGGCGATATCGGCGAACTCGCGGCACTTCTCGGGCGGCGGCGCATCGACGGCGATGAGCGTCGCGCCGTGCCCGGCCGCGCTCGAGAGCCGGAAATAGCGGCGAAAACTGGCGTCCGCGGAAGCGGGAGCAAGCGTGGCGAGATCGAGCGCGTAGTGCGCCTCGTGCTTACGCAGCCATGAGGCCAGCGCGTCGAGCCGGGCGTCTGCGGGGAGGATATTCGTCATGGTGGAGGGGGGTAAAACGTCTTGCCATATAATACCCGACGACTTTTTGTGTTGCGCCCCGTGTCGGCCTTCGCACGGTCCCGTCGACCGCCGTCATCGCGTGCGCCGCGCGTGACGGGACCGCCACTTTTCGAGGGCGGTGCGAGTGCCCGCGCGCGCGCCGTGCCTGCCCATTGGGCCTTCGCCAATCGATACATGCCGCCCAGACAGCTTTTTCGAACGAATTCCTCCGGCGATTCCCCGCCGCGCCTGCGACGCCTCGCAGCGGCATTGATTGCCGTTCCCGGGCTCGTGCCGTCCGTCTCGCACGCGCAGCTCACGGGTGCTGCCGCCGAGCCGCAGCAGCTCGATGCGCCGTGGGGGCTGCGGCTCGCGCCACAGATCGAGGAGCATCCGCTCGCGCCCGGCAGCGCACCCTCCACGTTCGTGCTCGGCGAGCATACGAGCGGAACGGCCGAGCGCGACATTGCCGCCAAGGGCGCGGCGGAGATTCGCCGGAACAATTCGGTGATCAAGGCCGACGCGCTGCATTACGATGAAGACACCGACATGGCCGACGCGTACGGCAACGTGCGCATCGCGAGCGGCGGAGCGACCTTCGCCGGCCCGGAGGCCCACCTGCAGGTGGAGTCGAGCCAGGGTTACATGCCGGCGCCGAAATACAAGTTCACGCTGCGGGGCGGGTCGGGCAGCGCGAAGCGCGTCCAACTCGTCGACAACGAGCGTTCGGTGTTCACCGACGGCACTTACACCGCCTGCCAGTGCGAAACGAACCCGGCGTGGTACATCCGCGGCAGCGAGTTCGATTTCGATACGGGCCGCGACGAAGGTGTCGCACGCAACGGCGTGCTGTTTTTTCAGGGCGTGCCGATCTTCGCGAGCCCGTGGCTGTCGTTTCCGCTGAGCGGCGAGCGGCGCAGCGGCCTCTTGCCGCCGCTCTTCTCGATGAGTTCGACGAACGGGTTCGAGTTCTCTCAGCCGTACTATTTCAACATCGCGCCGAATCGCGATCTGACGCTGACGCCCCGGATCATCTCGAAGCGCGGCGTGCAGACGCAGGCCACGTTTCGTTATCTCGAGCCCACTTTCGCGGGCTCGCTGACCGGCGAATATCTGCCGAACGACGCAATCAAGCACGAGAACCGTTACGCGATCTACTGGCGGCACGACCAGCAACTGGGCGCGGGCTTCGGCGCCTACGTGAACTACAACCGGGTATCCGACAATACCTACCCGCAAGACCTGGCCTCCGCCGGCAACCAGTTTCTGGTCGGCACGCAGATCGTCTATCAGCAGGAGGCGGGCATCACGTACAACCGCGGGCCGTGGTCCGTGCTCGCGCGCGAGCAGCACTGGCAGTCGCTCGACGAGGCATCGACGCCATACGGGCGCGAGCCGCAGTTGAACGTGAAATACACGAAGTACAACGTCGGCGGGTTCGACTTCGGCGCCGAAACCGACTTTTCGCGCTTTCGAATCACGACGGACGACGCGACTGAAGGCAACCGGTTCGTCTTCAACCCGTACGTGTCGTACTGGTTCGGCGGCCCCGGCTACTTCGCGGTGCCGAAAGTGCAGATGCACTTTGCGTCGTACAACCTCACGAACATCGGGTCGACGGCGCCCACAGGGCAGCCGAAGAACTTCACCGAGTCGATCCCGACGTACAGCTTCGACACCGGTCTCATCTTCGAGCGCTCGATGCGGCTCTTCGGGCGGGACTACATCCAGACGCTCGAGCCGAGGCTCTATTACGTCTATACGCCGTATCGCAACCAGATCTTCGCGCCGCTGTTCGATACGGCGGAGTCCGACTTCGGCCTGGCCGAGATTTTCACGCCCAACACGTTCGTCGGCAACGACCGGATCGCGGACGCAAACCGTGTCACCGCCGGCTTGACGACGCGTTTCATCGACGCCGCGACCGGGGACGAGCGGGCTCGCTTCGTGCTCGCCCAGCAATACTATTTCCGCGGCCAGCGCGTCGCGCTCGACTCGAGCACCACCGCCTCGTCCGCGAGCCATTCCGACCTCATCGTTGGCGCCTCGGTCAAGCTGGGCGCGGGTTTCGCTTCGGAAACGGCGTTCCAATATAATGCCGACGAAAACCAGCTCGTCCGCTCGAGCGTCGGCTTCGGATTCAGCCCGGCGGACCGCAAGGTGATCAACGTCGCCTACCGCTATACGCGGCGCACAGCCACGCTCGGCGACGTGCCGATCAACCAGTTCCTGATCTCGGCCGAGTGGCCGATCACGCGGCGGCTCTATGGGGTCGGCCGGTTCAATTACGATATGGCGGGCCACCGTATCGTCGACGGCGTCGTCGGCTTCCAGTACGATGCCGACTGCTGGACGCTCGGCTTCGGTGTGCAGCGCTACGCGAACGGCGTCACTTCGACCAACCGGTCGAGTTCCGCCACACGGGTGCTCGCGCAGCTTACATTGAAGGGGCTTGCGAACGTCGACAACGGGTTGACGGCGGCCTTCATGGCCGGCGTGGCGGGATATTCGCCACCGCCGCCCGCCGAGCCGCCGCTTTCGCGCTTTTCCGACTATGAGTGAGACGTCGTCGGCGCGAGAGCAACGGTTCTCGCACAACGGGGCAGGGCACGATTCCGTCGCCCGACATGAATGGAGTAGCTGTGGCAATTTCGAATAAGCTTCGCTTGGCAACGCTCGCGGCCAGTCTCGGCCTCGCTTTCGTTCTGGCACCCGCGGCGCCTGCCGTCGCGCAGGCATTGCCGGGTCAGGCCGCTTCGCGCGCGAGCGCAGGCACCGCGGTCGATTCGGTGGCCGCCGTCGTGAACGACGACGTCATCACCGAGCGCGAGCTTCAGACGCGCGTCGATCTCGTCGCGCGCCGCCTGAAGCAGCAGAACGCGCCCATGCCGTCGGCCGACGACCTGACGCGCCAGGTGCTCGACCAGATGGTCCTCGAGCGCATTCAACTGCAAAAGGCGAAGGAAGACGGCATCACGGTCGACGATGCGGCCGTGCAGGCGACGCTCCAGCGCCTCGCTCGCGCCAACAACATGTCGCTCGACAATTACCGTTCGCGCATCGAGGCGCAAGGTGTGCCCTGGGCGGTCTTCGTGCGCGACGCGCGGACCGAGCTGACGCTTTCGAAACTGCGCGAGCGCGAGGTCGACAGCAAGATTTCGGTGTCCGATGCCGAGGTCGCCAATTACATTGCAAGCCAGCGCGGACCGGAAGCGAAGGCACAGCAGGATCTGCGCATCGAGCACATCCTCGTGAAAGTGCCGGAAGGCGCATCGCAGGACGTGCTCGCAGCCGCTCAGAAAAAGGCCGAGGAGATCCTCGCGCGTGCGAAGGCAGGCGCGAAGTTCGAATCGCTTGCGAAGGACACGTCGCAAGCGGCCGACGCGCGCAACGGCGGCGATCTCGGCTTCCAGCCGCCGGCGCGGTTGCCCGAGGAATTCGTCAAAGCCTCGTCGCAGCTGCGCCCCGGCGAGCTGGCTCCGGATCTGATCCGCACGGCCGATGGTTTCGAGATCATGCGGCTCGTGGATCGCCGCACCTCGGTGGGCGGTTCGGCCGGCGATGCGCCGAAGCTCGTGCAAACGCACGTGCGGCATATCCTGGTGCGCGTGGGCCCGGGCGGAATGCCGGAACAGCAGGCGCGCGAACTTGCGGTCAAGATCCGCCAGCAGGTCGCGGCCGGCGGCGATTTCGCCAAATTCGCGCGCAGCTACTCGCAGGACGGCTCCGCATCGCAGGGCGGCGATCTCGGCTGGATCAGCCCCGGCGAGACGGTGCCCGAGTTCGAGCGCGCGATGAACTCGCTCAAGGACGGTGAGGTGAGCCCGCCGGTTCGCACCGAGTACGGCTACCACGTGATCGAAGTGCTCGGCCGCCGCGATGCGCCGGGTTCGATTCAGCAGCAGATGGAGCTCGCGCGTCAGGCCATCGGACAGCGCAAGGCCGAGCAGGCTTACGGCGACTGGCTGCGCCAACTGCGCGATTCGGCTTACGTCGAATACAAGGTGGGCGGCTCGCTCGCGCAGCAGTGAGCCGAAAGCGATGACGTCCGCCGACCGATCCGACCGATCACCGCTTCAGATCGCGATCACCACCGGGGAGCCGGCCGGCGTCGGCCCTGAACTCACCGCGATGGCACTCGCCGGCGCGGCGGCCCACTGGCCGCATGCGCGGTTCGTGGTGTTCGGCGATGCCGGGCTGATGGCGGCGCGCGCCGGGGCCGTCGGCGTCGATTGGGCCGCGCTGACCGCTGGGGGCGAGGCAGGCGAGGCGCGGGTGCGGGTCGAACATCGGCCGCTGGCCGTGTCCTCGGTTGCCGGCAAGCTCGATGCGGCCAACGGACGCTACGTGCTGGGCCTGCTCGACGACGCGATCGACGGCGCAGTAGCCGGCAAGCTCGATGCTATCGTGACGGCACCGCTGCAAAAGAGCACGATCAATGACGCCGGCGTGCCGTTTACGGGCCATACGGAGTATCTGGCGGAGCGTACGCATACGGCGCGCGTGGTCATGATGCTGGCGGGCACCGGCGCCCGGCCGTTGCGTGTCGCGCTCGCGACGACGCACCTGCCGCTCAGGGACGTGTCGGCCGCGCTGACCGTCGACGGTCTGCTGGAGACGCTCGCCATCATCGACCATGACCTGCGGCGCGACTTCTCACTGCCCGTTCCGCGCATTCTCGTTACGGGGCTGAACCCGCATGCGGGGGAGAACGGCTATCTTGGCCGCGAGGAGATCGACGTGATTACTCCGGCGCTCGAGCAGGCGGCCCGGCGCGGCATCGATGCGCGCGGCCCCTATCCGGCCGACACCCTTTTTCAGCCGCGGTACCTCGAACAAGCCGACTGCGTGCTCGCGATGTTCCACGATCAGGGGTTGCCCGTGCTCAAGTACGCGACCTTCGGCGAAGGCGTCAACATCACGCTGGGCTTGCCGATCATTCGTACGTCGGTCGACCACGGCACGGCGCTCGATCTTGCCGGCACGGGCCGGGCCGACGCCGGCAGCCTTATTGCCGCGATCGATACGGCCGTCTCGATGGCGCGCAACCGGCGCGGCAACTGAGACGGCCTCCGGCTGCCGCGTTTCCCGATCTTTTTGCCGTTTTCACGAATCCGATGTCCACCAGCAGACAGCATCAAGGCCATTTCGCGCGCAAACGGTTCGGTCAGAACTTCCTTGTCGACCTGGGGGTGATCGATGCCATCGTCAACGCGATCCGCCCCGTGCGCGGCGAAACCATGGTCGAAATCGGGCCGGGGCTCGGCGCACTGACCGGGCCGCTCGTCGAGCGCATCGCAGCGCCCGGTTCGCCGCTGCACGCCGTCGAACTCGACCGCGATCTGATCGCCCGTCTGGAAAAGAAATTCGGCGAGCGCCTCGCGCTGCATGCGGGGGACGCGCTCGCATTCGATTTTGCCTCGCTCGTCGGCACGCAGGCGCGTCCGACCCTGCGCATCGTCGGCAACCTGCCGTACAACATCTCGAGCCCGCTGCTCTTTCATTTGATGGCGTTTGCGCCGATCGTCGTCGATCAGCACTTCATGCTGCAAAACGAAGTGGTCGAGCGGATGGTGGCCGAACCGGGGTCCAAAGCTTTCGGCCGGCTTTCGGTGATGCTGCAGTACCGGTATGCGATGGACAAGCTGCTCGATGTGCCGCCCGAGGCGTTCCAGCCACCCCCGAAGGTCGATTCGGCGATCGTGCGGATGATTCCGTACCGGCCCGACGAGATCGCGAGCGTCGACGAGCGGCTGCTCGGCGAGCTCGTGACGGCGGCGTTCTCCCAGCGCCGCAAGATGCTGCGCAACACGCTGGCCGATTACCGCGAGCGCGTCGATTTCGACGCGCTCGGGTTCGATCTGGCCCGGCGTGCCGAGGACGTACCGGTCGACGAGTACGTGCGCGTCGCCCAGGTGCTCGCCGCCGGCTCCTGACGCAGTGCCGGGCCCGGCGACGGCATCTGCCCGCCACGGGTACCATGTCGGAATCGCGAATCACCGAATCACCGAATCACCGAATCATCGATTCATCGAAACATTGATTGTTGGGAGTACATCATGCGTTTGCTGCACACGATGCTGCGAGTCGGCGACCTCGATCGCTCGATCGCTTTCTATACGCAATTGCTCGGCATGAAAGTGCTGCGCCGTCAGGATTACCCCGAGGGTCGCTTCACGCTGGCGTTCGTCGGCTATACGGAAGAAAGCCAGGGCACGGTGCTCGAGCTCACGCACAACTGGGACACCAAGTCGTACGAGCAGGGCAACGCGTTCGGTCACATCGCGATCGAGGTCGACGACGCTTACGCGGCCTGCGAGAAGATCAAGGCGCAAGGTGGCACCGTCGTCCGCGAGGCCGGGCCCATGAAGCATGGCACGACCGTCATCGCGTTCGTGACCGACCCGGACGGCTACAAGATCGAATTTATCCAGAAGAAACGCTGATCGCCGCGCGCGGCATCAGAGCGCGGGCAGCAGGTCGGGCGGATGATGCTTGAGCGTATGCCGCGCTTCCCGGAACTCGGGAAAGATCGATTCCACCGTTTGCCAAAAGCGCGGGCTATGGTTCATCTCGCGCAGATGCGCGAGTTCGTGTGCGACGACGTAGTCGATAATCGACAACGGGAAGTGAATGAGCCGCCAGTTCAGGCGGATGCGACCGTCGCTCGAGCAACTGCCCCAGCGGGTGGACGCCGACGATAGCGCGTACGCCTTGAAGCCGACGCCGAGCTTTTGCGCGTAGAACGCAAGCCGTTCGCCGAAGATCCGCTTGGCCTCGGTTTGCAGCCAGCCTTGCACGCGGTCCTTGATCTGCTGGGCGTCGGCATGCGCGGGCAGTGCCAGCGCGAGCGAGCCCGCGGTCGCATCGAATGCGAGCACGCCGTGCGGCGAGGCAAGGGAAACCGTCACAGGTTTGCCGAGATAGGGGATGTGCGCACCGTCCCGCCATTCGACGTGCGGCAAGGCCCGCTGCTCGGTGCGCGTTTGCCATTCGGCCAGCTTCGAAAATATCCAGCGTTCCTTGCCGGCGATGGCTGCTTCGATGTCGGCCAGCGTTACCCACCGCGGTGCCGTGATCGTGAGACCGTTGCCGTCGATCGAAAAGCCGATCGTGCGGCGCGTCGAACGCTTCAAGCCGTATTCGAGCGTACGCCCGGCCAGCGTCAGGCGGCGCAGCCTCGCGCCGGGCGCGACGCGCGGCGCCTCACCGGCCGGCGAGGCGGGCTGCGTCCCCGCATCGCCCTCAGGGTCGCCGAAGAGCGGCAGGTCGAGTTGCCGATTGTCGAGCGCCTTCGATTCGCGGCGGGAGAGAGCGGACTTGGGCATCGATTCGCGGGGGCGTTGGATAGGGGCCTGCCGATCGGTTGCGGTTGCGGTTGCGTCTGTGGTTTGTGGATGCGTTTCCGGCAGCGTCAGATGCCGGCTGTTCCCGCGGAGTCGGTCGAGCGCCGGCCGGCTGCATTTGCACCGGCGTCGCCGCCCGAATCGCGGTATGCGTCCGGATCGATACGTCGCATCTCGTTCTCGATCCACGTCTCGACACGCGTGTTCACCTGCTCGGGCGTGAGCCCTTCGGTGGCGATCGGCTTGCCGATCGATACGGTCACGAGCCCCGGATACTTGATGAACGAATTGCGCGGCCAGACATGACCCGCATTGTGCGCGATCGGTACGACCGGCGCACCTGCGTCCACCGCGAAGCGCGCACCGCCGGTCTTGTATTTGCCCTGCTGGCCGACCGGCGTACGCGTGCCTTCGGGAAACATGATGACCCAGGCTCCTTCGCTCATCCGCAGCCGCCCCTGCTTGACGACCGAGGCGAACGCGTATTTCCCGTCCTTGCGGTTGATGTGCACCATGTGCAGCATGCCGAGCGCCCAGCCAAAGAACGGCACGTAAAGCAGCTCGCGCTTGAAGACGAAGCAAAGCGGGCGCGGCATCATCGCGGGCAGTGCCACCGTCTCCCAGGCCGACTGATGCTTCGAGAGCAGCACGGCCGGGCCGTCCGGCAGATTCTCGAGCCCTTCGACGCGGTAGCGAATGCCGGTCAGATGCCGGGCGACCGCGAGCGTGGCCCGGCACCAGCCAACGGCCATCCAGTAGCGCTTGTCGGCCCGCATGAAAGGAAAGGCAACGAAGCAGGCCATCGC encodes the following:
- the murU gene encoding N-acetylmuramate alpha-1-phosphate uridylyltransferase MurU translates to MTFALQKAMIFAAGRGERMRPLTDARPKPLLEVGGKPLIVWQIERLAAAGLRSIVINHAWLGGQLEAALGDGSRWGVSIAYSAEGDALETAGGIAQALPLLEEAGHGTVFAAVSGDIHCAFDYARLVQPAQRLACMSEPGMHLVMVPNPPFHAEGDFALVGGQLALQGTPRYTFGNIGLYDTRMFRGLQPGERRALTPYYRETIAAGRASGELYDGAWENVGTPEQLRALDARLASGAAR
- a CDS encoding aminoglycoside phosphotransferase family protein, coding for MTNILPADARLDALASWLRKHEAHYALDLATLAPASADASFRRYFRLSSAAGHGATLIAVDAPPPEKCREFADIAGMLATAGIHAPRVLECDLEEGFMLVTDLGTKPYIHALDPTDPQAARPLFRDALDTLIRWQLSSREGVLPPFDEAFMRREMELMPEWYIGRHLNRPLDEPARGVLDRTWALLIASARAQPQVYMLRDFMPRNLMICEPNPGVLDFQDAVHGPITYDVASLLRDAFLSWDEEFELDCFAYYWERAKKAGLPVDADFGEFYRQIEWMGLQRHIKVLGLFARLNYRDGKPRYLDDLPRFVGYVRKVARRYRPLAPFARLVDELDGHSVDVGYTF
- a CDS encoding LPS-assembly protein LptD, which produces MPPRQLFRTNSSGDSPPRLRRLAAALIAVPGLVPSVSHAQLTGAAAEPQQLDAPWGLRLAPQIEEHPLAPGSAPSTFVLGEHTSGTAERDIAAKGAAEIRRNNSVIKADALHYDEDTDMADAYGNVRIASGGATFAGPEAHLQVESSQGYMPAPKYKFTLRGGSGSAKRVQLVDNERSVFTDGTYTACQCETNPAWYIRGSEFDFDTGRDEGVARNGVLFFQGVPIFASPWLSFPLSGERRSGLLPPLFSMSSTNGFEFSQPYYFNIAPNRDLTLTPRIISKRGVQTQATFRYLEPTFAGSLTGEYLPNDAIKHENRYAIYWRHDQQLGAGFGAYVNYNRVSDNTYPQDLASAGNQFLVGTQIVYQQEAGITYNRGPWSVLAREQHWQSLDEASTPYGREPQLNVKYTKYNVGGFDFGAETDFSRFRITTDDATEGNRFVFNPYVSYWFGGPGYFAVPKVQMHFASYNLTNIGSTAPTGQPKNFTESIPTYSFDTGLIFERSMRLFGRDYIQTLEPRLYYVYTPYRNQIFAPLFDTAESDFGLAEIFTPNTFVGNDRIADANRVTAGLTTRFIDAATGDERARFVLAQQYYFRGQRVALDSSTTASSASHSDLIVGASVKLGAGFASETAFQYNADENQLVRSSVGFGFSPADRKVINVAYRYTRRTATLGDVPINQFLISAEWPITRRLYGVGRFNYDMAGHRIVDGVVGFQYDADCWTLGFGVQRYANGVTSTNRSSSATRVLAQLTLKGLANVDNGLTAAFMAGVAGYSPPPPAEPPLSRFSDYE
- a CDS encoding peptidylprolyl isomerase codes for the protein MAISNKLRLATLAASLGLAFVLAPAAPAVAQALPGQAASRASAGTAVDSVAAVVNDDVITERELQTRVDLVARRLKQQNAPMPSADDLTRQVLDQMVLERIQLQKAKEDGITVDDAAVQATLQRLARANNMSLDNYRSRIEAQGVPWAVFVRDARTELTLSKLREREVDSKISVSDAEVANYIASQRGPEAKAQQDLRIEHILVKVPEGASQDVLAAAQKKAEEILARAKAGAKFESLAKDTSQAADARNGGDLGFQPPARLPEEFVKASSQLRPGELAPDLIRTADGFEIMRLVDRRTSVGGSAGDAPKLVQTHVRHILVRVGPGGMPEQQARELAVKIRQQVAAGGDFAKFARSYSQDGSASQGGDLGWISPGETVPEFERAMNSLKDGEVSPPVRTEYGYHVIEVLGRRDAPGSIQQQMELARQAIGQRKAEQAYGDWLRQLRDSAYVEYKVGGSLAQQ
- the pdxA gene encoding 4-hydroxythreonine-4-phosphate dehydrogenase PdxA, whose product is MTSADRSDRSPLQIAITTGEPAGVGPELTAMALAGAAAHWPHARFVVFGDAGLMAARAGAVGVDWAALTAGGEAGEARVRVEHRPLAVSSVAGKLDAANGRYVLGLLDDAIDGAVAGKLDAIVTAPLQKSTINDAGVPFTGHTEYLAERTHTARVVMMLAGTGARPLRVALATTHLPLRDVSAALTVDGLLETLAIIDHDLRRDFSLPVPRILVTGLNPHAGENGYLGREEIDVITPALEQAARRGIDARGPYPADTLFQPRYLEQADCVLAMFHDQGLPVLKYATFGEGVNITLGLPIIRTSVDHGTALDLAGTGRADAGSLIAAIDTAVSMARNRRGN
- the rsmA gene encoding 16S rRNA (adenine(1518)-N(6)/adenine(1519)-N(6))-dimethyltransferase RsmA produces the protein MSTSRQHQGHFARKRFGQNFLVDLGVIDAIVNAIRPVRGETMVEIGPGLGALTGPLVERIAAPGSPLHAVELDRDLIARLEKKFGERLALHAGDALAFDFASLVGTQARPTLRIVGNLPYNISSPLLFHLMAFAPIVVDQHFMLQNEVVERMVAEPGSKAFGRLSVMLQYRYAMDKLLDVPPEAFQPPPKVDSAIVRMIPYRPDEIASVDERLLGELVTAAFSQRRKMLRNTLADYRERVDFDALGFDLARRAEDVPVDEYVRVAQVLAAGS
- the gloA gene encoding lactoylglutathione lyase, which gives rise to MRLLHTMLRVGDLDRSIAFYTQLLGMKVLRRQDYPEGRFTLAFVGYTEESQGTVLELTHNWDTKSYEQGNAFGHIAIEVDDAYAACEKIKAQGGTVVREAGPMKHGTTVIAFVTDPDGYKIEFIQKKR
- a CDS encoding M48 family metallopeptidase produces the protein MPKSALSRRESKALDNRQLDLPLFGDPEGDAGTQPASPAGEAPRVAPGARLRRLTLAGRTLEYGLKRSTRRTIGFSIDGNGLTITAPRWVTLADIEAAIAGKERWIFSKLAEWQTRTEQRALPHVEWRDGAHIPYLGKPVTVSLASPHGVLAFDATAGSLALALPAHADAQQIKDRVQGWLQTEAKRIFGERLAFYAQKLGVGFKAYALSSASTRWGSCSSDGRIRLNWRLIHFPLSIIDYVVAHELAHLREMNHSPRFWQTVESIFPEFREARHTLKHHPPDLLPAL
- a CDS encoding lysophospholipid acyltransferase family protein, giving the protein MRFLRSLLLFIYFIAFTMPYAMACFVAFPFMRADKRYWMAVGWCRATLAVARHLTGIRYRVEGLENLPDGPAVLLSKHQSAWETVALPAMMPRPLCFVFKRELLYVPFFGWALGMLHMVHINRKDGKYAFASVVKQGRLRMSEGAWVIMFPEGTRTPVGQQGKYKTGGARFAVDAGAPVVPIAHNAGHVWPRNSFIKYPGLVTVSIGKPIATEGLTPEQVNTRVETWIENEMRRIDPDAYRDSGGDAGANAAGRRSTDSAGTAGI